TCTATTTTGGTGGTTATGCATGGCGACACAACCAGTTTTATTTAGCGGACGAAATTAATGGAAATCTTAGTTCTGTTGAGTATCAATTAACGAATGATGAATACCTCCATCAAAATTTTTCTAAAACCTATTTTAACATTCGTAAGAGCGAGGGTGTGGGTTTATTACCTGGATACTATTTATCCGATACAACTGTATTTTATGGTCGCATTGGTTATGCCAATGGTCGTTTAAAAATTGTTGAATCCGATCCTACAATCCGAAGCATGACTAAAAATCGGAGTGGAATTCGTTACGGTTTGGGGATTAGACATGCATTAACGCCTCGTTTTACATTAATGATGGATTACAGCCAAATCGATTATGAGAGGGTGACAAGCAGTGTCTTTGAACCGTTTGGAACTGTTACAAAAATTACAAAAATTAGACCCCATACCGCCCAGGTAGGTTTTGGGATAATTTATAATTTTGATCAACCTGAACCCGTATTTGTTAAATAAACCTTTATACATCCAGCGATTAAGAAAACTATGGATCCTAATCGCTGGATGTATGTCATTAAATTTTGCCTTCTGGTCCAAAGGTACTTTCATCATAATCATCAAATAAATTTATCCCTCCAAACTCTAACGTTTGTTGTGCGGATTGAACCAAGCATTTTTGCAAGGGCTTTATGTAGGTATCGAATACAATTGATGAGGAATTCGCGCCATAAAAGCTAAACCAATGACGTGCTATTGATGATATTTTACTAATATCTTTAATGATTTTTATAAGACTCCCAGTTGTATTTGGTTTTGAAAACAAATTCTTTAACTGCTGCAAATACAGATCCACTTTCTTATCAATATAGATATTAGTGTACTCATTGAGTAATGAAAGGCGCATAATTTCGCAAATCAGATATGAGGCAATATAATTTTTCTGCTCATCAATGGATTGTTTTGTCTGAATTTTTTCCAGAGAGATATATTTTTCAAAATAAAGACGAAAATGTTTGAGTGATTGAGGATCAAACCAATTGTAGGAGTACGAGTGATTTTTTACGAGTTTTGCAGTCTGGATAAATAATTTAGCGACCATAAGATAAATCTCTTGGCCCGCCTGCTCTGCAAATAACTCATCGAGTATGCGCTCATACTCTTCCATCTTTTTCTGCAACCAGCTTGTATCGTATCCTGAGGCCACAATAAATTTAGCTTCTAGCCTGAAAAGTTCCAGCTCGACGAACTCTTTTAATTTCTCCTTAATTAAGGCGGGATAATTCATCACTGACGTTGGAGGCTTGGATTTTTTATTTTCTGCCAAATTTGCTGGACTTAAAGCTTCGGATTTACATTTATCAATAAAATTTTTAGTCCCATTTCTGGATTCCTCAGAGTCATAAACATACAGGGATTCAACCGAGTAAAACTCATCAAATTGTTCGGCATGTAACCATGAATCCGGCAAAAAACCTTGTGCATCATAAAAAAATAACTCAAAACCACTAGTTGCTGCATTGGGTACAACAATGGCCGAGAGCGCATGCCCTCCTGGCAATTTTTTTAATTTTGCAAAAACAATTAAATGGCTATAAAGAGGAATTGCCTTATCTGCTATGAAAGAAAATAATTGTTCATAACTACATCCGCTCATCCAATGGTATTGAGCATTTTTTGTATTATCGAGAAGAAGCATTCGAGATTGAAGGTGCTCCATATAACCGGGGATTAATGGTGGCAAACTTGGTAAGGGTGTGACATTAGGAAAAAAATTACCTTTTGTTGTTGTGATTGCTTTGTAAGCGTGCACGGTAATTTCAATACAATTGATGAAACGACCAAGGTGATATCCTTCATTCATTTTTTTTAAATGTTGAGTAGCGATTAGTTGCCATTGAGGTTGAACAAAATCTTTACCACCATAAATATACTGCAGAATAGTAGAAATGCGTCCCATGCCCAAACTACCTAATAATTATAGAAGAATCAATGTAAAGGGACATAGTAATTTAAGCAAGCAAAAGCGAATGAACTAAACTTATAAGAGAGCTTCTTGGATAGGAGATTCATCATGAATACGAATGATTATCATGTTGTGCCTAATAACAAAATTGGTGGCTCGGATGTGAAAAGAGAACAGGCATCAAGAGCAAGTAGACATTTTGAAACACAACAAAAAGCCATTGACGCAGCTCGTAAAATGAGTCGACGAGAAAGAACCGAATTATTTATTCATGGAATGGATGGAAAAATTTTAAGAAGAGACAGCCATGGTCATGATCCTGTTTCGTCAAAAGGTTGAGATGCACCACCAAAATATTTTAGAAATAGGATAATAGACTTTTCATAAGATCGGGAGATAAGTAATGGAGTTACAAGGTTCTTGCCATTGTCGAGCAGTTCGATTTCACTGCAAAACTCATAGCCCCTATCCTTTTATGCGCTGCTATTGTTCCATTTGTCGGAAAACAGCTGGAGGTGGGGGTTATACCATTAATATCATGGCAGTTGCAGATACACTCACTGTTAAAGGTAAGGAATTTATTTCTATTTATCAAGCAAGGCTTGACCCTAAGGATGAACATTCTGAACCAAGTACTACTCAACGTCTTTTTTGCAAAAACTGCGGTAGTTTTTTATGGATTTTTGATTCCAATTGGCCTGATTTGATTCATCCTTTCGCCTCAGCCATTGATACCCCACTCCCTAAACCACTAGAAACCATTCACATGATGCTAAATTATGCTGCCAACTGGTGTGATATTCCCCATGGAAAGCATGAGATTCATTATAAAGAATACCCGCAATTATCCATTGAAGAATGGCACAAACAACATAAGCTGTGGATTAAAGATTAGTCTTGAATATTATACCCACCATCAACGTAGATAACCTGACCAGTAATATATTTTGAGGCATCGGTCACTAAAAATAAGGAGGCATTACCGATTGATTCAAGCGTCACCAGCTGATGCAGCGGAGCTTCATTGGCAGCTTTTTCCATAAGACTATCAAAATCCGCCAAACCGGATGCTGCTCGAGTTTTAACTGGGCCTGGAGACAACGCATTGACTCTGATTTTTTTACTGCCCAATTCGACAGCAAGATAACGCACAGAAGTTTCTAATGCGGCTTTCACAGGGCCCATCAGATTATAATTTTTCACTACTTTTTCCGAGCCGTAATAACTCATGGTGATAATAGAACCACCGTTTTTCATCAGTGGTTCAGCTGCTTTTGCCAACCTAATTAAAGAATGACAGGAAATATCCATTGCGAGTAGAAATCCCTCACGAGAACAATCAACAACACGACCTTGTAAATCTGCTTTTGGCGCGAATGCCACAGCATGAATCACGAAATCCAACTGCCCCCAAGTCGTTTGTATTGTTTGAAACAGTTGTTGCAATTGCTCATCGTTAGTTACATCAAGAGGCATAAAAATAGGGCAAGCAAGACGTTCTGCCAAAGAAGCTACATGGGGCTTGGCTTTTTCACTCTGATAGGTAATCGCAAGTTCTGCGCCAGCTTTCTTTAATACGTCAGCACAACCCCAAGCTATTGAATCTTCATTCGCTATACCAACTATAAGTCCTTTTAAGTGCTTCATTTGTCGTCCTTATTCAAGAATAGACAGCGAATGAATAACCATCATTCGTTCTTCATTCGCCGGAATAACCTGAGTTTCAAAAGGTTTAAGAAATTCAAGTCGTTTCAAAATAGCGTCTCGCACAGCAATAGAATTTTCTCCTATCCCACCCGTAAATATAATTCCATCAACACCGCCTAAAGCAACAGCCATCATACCGATTGATTGAGCCGCCTTTAAACAGTAATAGGCTATTGCAAATTGAGCCTTTGGCTTCCTACTGTTTTGCAAAAGACTTACATCATTTGTCCACTCAGATAAACCAACCAAGCCAGACTCTTGATAAAGAATAGCCTCAACTTCATCGGCAGACATCCCCAATTCGCGGACCATGTAAATGACTGCTCCTGGATCTAAACTCCCACAACGCGTTCCCATCGGTAGCCCATCAAGTGCCGTCATTCCCATTGTCGTATCAATACTAACACCATTATGTATTGCGCAAAGACTGGCTCCATTACCCAGATGCGCCGCCACGACACGGCCTGCAGCTAGCGTTGACTCATTTTGGAGCAAGGTATAGGCAATCCATTCGTAAGAAAGTCCATGAAAACCATAACGCCGAATTCCTTCATCGCGTAGTTTTTGCGGTAATGCGTAGGTTGTGAATAACGGCTCGTGATTGGCGTGGAAAGCAGTGTCAAAGCACGCAATTTGTGGAATGTCAGGTTTTAACGCAGCAATAATTTTAATGGCCATTAAATTATGAGGTTGGTGCAAAGGAGCAAGTGGGCATAACTTCCACAAACGCTCCAGGATTTCTGGTGTTAAAAGCAAACTCTGCTTGAATTCCGTTCCACCATGTACAACTCGATGTGCCACTGCAACAAGTCGTCCCAATTCGTGTTGAGATTCAACCCAAGCAAGAATATGCTTCAATCCATCCTCGTGAGTACTATTGATGGGAAGCATTTTTTTATCAATAGAAAGTGCAAGCCCACTGTTTGTGGCAATAGACAATTGTGGTTCACCACCCAGATGCGAAACGCTACCTCTGGCGAGAAGCACAAGGCTTGGCGATTTCAAAAATAGCTGAAACTTGACACTGGAGGACCCTGTATTAATCACTAAAATACAGTCAGTGGATTTCGCGTTCATTTAATTTTTCCTGCCTTACGAGCAGCAGATATTTTAACTGCCAATGCACAAGAGAGAAGACGAGTACGCAATGAATCGGCACGGCTCGTGAGAATAATTGGCACCCGAGCTCCTAAAACAATTCCAGCCGCATCCGCATGCCCTAAAAATGTCAATTGTTTTGCCATCATATTGCCAGACTCTATATCGGGCACCAACAAAATATCCGCATCTCCTGCAACGGGTGAAACGATACCCTTTTCTTCAGCAGCTTGCTTGCTAATTGCATTGTCTAGCGCGAGAGGACCGTCAAGGATACCATCTATAATTTGCCCCCGATCAGCCATTTTACACAATGTTGCCGCATCAACAGTTGCTTGCATTTGTGGATTAATCAGTTCAGTTGCCGCAACAATTGCCACCTTTGGTTTTTTATCATCGCCATTTAATATCCGCCAAAGATTGATTGCATTTTGGCAAATATCAGCTTTATGGCTTGCATTGGGTTCGATATTAATTGCAGCATCTGTAATGATAAGGGGCTTGTGGTAAGAGGGAACATCCATCAAATAGGCATGACTTATACGATATTTGGTTCGTAGATTAGACGATGCCGCGACCACTGCTGACAGTAATTCGTGAGAGGTCAAAGAACCTTTCATAATGGCATCCACTTCCCCTGCGGCAGCTAACTCAACAGCCTTCATTGCAGCAGCGTCACTGTGCTCTACATCAATGATTTTCCATTTTGAGATATCGATTTTTGATTCTGCTGCCGCTTGGTTAATTTTGCTAATTGGTCCAATCAAAACTGGGATAATCAACCCGGCCTTCATCGAGTCTGCAGCAGACTCCAAAACGACACTTTTAACAGGATGAACTACAGCCGTTTTTATTGCTGCCATTCCTTCACAAGATTGAATAATGGCTTGAAAACGATCGTGGTTATGAATTTCAATCTCAGGTAAATTGACTCGTTGTACACGAATTTTTTTAATTGGCGCCAAAACAGTTGCTAAACCTGCAAATACAGTTTCCCCTCGTTGGTTTACCCCTTTACAATCAAATACCACGATGGGTTTATCGGTGCCTTTATCATGGACAATCAAGGTAATTGTTATGTTATCACCAATACGAACAGGTTTTTTAAATTTTATATCCTGTTCCAGATAAATTGTTCCTGGTCCAGGAAGAACGGTACCCAAGAGAGCCGAAATTAAAGAACCCAACCACATCCCATGCCCGACAACACCGTGGAAAATATCGCTTTCAGCAAAATTAGGATCCATATGCGCAGGATTGACATCACCTGACATTGCTGCAAAAAGCGCAATATCGTTTTTAGTCAAAGTCTTGCTAAGGCTTGCCTGACGTCCGAGTGTGAGTTCATCAAACGTCACATTTTCCAGGAATTCCTGTTCCATATGCTTCTATCCCTAGGTTATTTGGATGGGTTTTTCCTACTATCGTAGGTAGAAACAACCAATTAGGCAAATGAATAATTTGTTAACTAAAAAGGGCGTTGTAAGTATTTGTCTTTTATGTGCTTTTTTATCTTTTTATGCGAAAAACTATTCTAGCTCGCTAGATACCTCGGACAAGCGGACGTATGTAGAAGATCTAACTCAATTCCTATGTTCACAACTTAGTATATCCAAGCTCAGCTGGCATGCTCTCTTTTATTTCGACCTGTTTGTCTGGAGTAGTACTAAAAAGTAGTATCCTTGAGTGATGTTTCTCAACGGTGTTGCGATGAGCAATACTGACTATTGTTGTATCTTTCATTTTTTTTATAACACGGTAAACATGATCTTCACTCTCCTCATCAAGTGAGGAAGTGGCCTCATCCAGGAAAAGCCAATCAGGTTTTTTCAACAATGCTCTTGCAAAGGATATTCGTTGTTTTTGGCCACCAGATAACTGTTTGGACCAATCACGTTTTTCACCAAGTTTAGAAATAAAATCATTCATTCCCCCGACAGCTTCCAGAGCAGCTTCATATTGTTCATCAGTATAGGTATCTTGAGGATCTGGATAGGCTAAAACACCTCTTAGTGTGTCGGAAGGGATAGAGGGATTTTGTGGTAAAAAATACAACTTTTTTCCTGAAGGAACAGAAACTTTCCCCGTGCCATATTTCCAGGTTCCTGAAATCACTTTAAAGAGTGTACTTTTACCAAAACCTGAAGGGCCTTTAATTAATACACTTTGGCCAGAGGGTAGTTTTAATTTAAGCTTGCGCATAATGATATCTGAGCTTGATTCCTCTTTTGAAACTGACATCTCTGGGTTTGGCACTCGTGGTTGCTTAATTTCCTCAAGCTTGATATTCAGTGAATTTTTATCTCTTACTTTTCTATAAATTAATTTGGCATTGGACGCCAGGCTTTCTTTTTCTAATGCTTTTTTCAGTTCGGTAAGCCGTTCAATACTTGCTTGGTAAGTGGCAAGATTTTCATAGGCATCAACAAACCAACTTAAAGAGGCAGTAACCTGGCCAAACGACATACCAATTTGCATAAGCTGACCCATTTCTATGAGCCCAGAAAAATAAAGAGGAGCAGCAAGTGCAGTAGGTAAAATTTGAGAAACCTGGGAATAAAAATTCTGAAAAGCAAGCAACTTTGTCTGAGTATCGAGTCTCTTATTCGCCGTCTCTTGAATATCTTGAATTTTAGTATCTATAGATACTTTATAGTAATTTTCAGCATGTTCTTCAGCAACATTTTCGGCCTCCTCATTAAGTTGAGCCAAATCCTCCCTGAGGCTAGCTTCGGCACGTTTAGCTTTTTGTGTTGTCTCTTTAAGCGAACCGCCTATGTAATGGGTGATAACTGTAGCTACTATAGCAATAATTAAGGAAAGCCAAACTAAATACCCGGGTATAACGATATTCATTCCCAAAAGTACAAAAGCTAATGGTCCTCCTACAACCCACAATGTTCCTGCAAAAGTTCCCAAACTTAGAACTGATCTTAAAAAATCAGTGCCTAAATTAAGCGTCAAATCGACAAAAGATTTAGTATCTTCCTGGATGCGTTGAGCGATATGATCAACTTCAGAAGAGAATCGTCTTAACTCTAGATAATTATTCTCGCTACCGAATAATTCATGAATAATGTTTTTTGTCAGCCAGGTACGCCAAAGTATAGACAATTTTCCAATGAGATAGTTTTTTAAAACGTTCACGCCAACAAAAGCCGTTACCAGGCATGCAAATTGAGCGATACTAATTAAAAATGGTGTTAGCGACTTGGCTGCTAATAAAGCCCAAAACCCAGCTGTCCACCAACTAAAAACGGCGAGCAAAGCAACAAGACCTACAACACAAAGCACGCTTCCCATAAGAAGCAACCATGCGACTAATTTTTCATCGGATTTTAAGAAATAATCTTTGATTAAGTGAAAGATTTTTCCCCACGGAGTGGATTGTACTTTAGAATTTTTTGTTTTCATTTTGCATGGGATGTATACATGATAGTCAGAAAGTAGAGGAGCAAAGTTAATGACTTTTTCCTTTAAAGTCAAATTTTAATCAAAAGAGATTAAATTTGGGCGACAATGCAAGACAAAGTACTTCTGGAGGCAATATCACCTCCAAATAAGCCTAATTCGGATTTACGTGCAAAATATTTGGACTCGGTGGTTGTGAGCAAAGATAAGGATCAGGATTACTATCTCCTCTACCAATTGTCTTACAAACTGTAGGTCCACCGTGAATTCCCGAAGCAGTTAACTGGGCACCACTTATCCGAAGAGACAGTACACAAGAATGCCCCTTGCCTAATACAAAAGGCCTACGACAAGCATCTGCATTTCCT
The nucleotide sequence above comes from Legionella hackeliae. Encoded proteins:
- a CDS encoding outer membrane protein, encoding MNGNLSSVEYQLTNDEYLHQNFSKTYFNIRKSEGVGLLPGYYLSDTTVFYGRIGYANGRLKIVESDPTIRSMTKNRSGIRYGLGIRHALTPRFTLMMDYSQIDYERVTSSVFEPFGTVTKITKIRPHTAQVGFGIIYNFDQPEPVFVK
- a CDS encoding DUF2188 domain-containing protein, with amino-acid sequence MNTNDYHVVPNNKIGGSDVKREQASRASRHFETQQKAIDAARKMSRRERTELFIHGMDGKILRRDSHGHDPVSSKG
- a CDS encoding GFA family protein; protein product: MELQGSCHCRAVRFHCKTHSPYPFMRCYCSICRKTAGGGGYTINIMAVADTLTVKGKEFISIYQARLDPKDEHSEPSTTQRLFCKNCGSFLWIFDSNWPDLIHPFASAIDTPLPKPLETIHMMLNYAANWCDIPHGKHEIHYKEYPQLSIEEWHKQHKLWIKD
- the fabI gene encoding enoyl-ACP reductase FabI — its product is MKHLKGLIVGIANEDSIAWGCADVLKKAGAELAITYQSEKAKPHVASLAERLACPIFMPLDVTNDEQLQQLFQTIQTTWGQLDFVIHAVAFAPKADLQGRVVDCSREGFLLAMDISCHSLIRLAKAAEPLMKNGGSIITMSYYGSEKVVKNYNLMGPVKAALETSVRYLAVELGSKKIRVNALSPGPVKTRAASGLADFDSLMEKAANEAPLHQLVTLESIGNASLFLVTDASKYITGQVIYVDGGYNIQD
- a CDS encoding acetate/propionate family kinase encodes the protein MNAKSTDCILVINTGSSSVKFQLFLKSPSLVLLARGSVSHLGGEPQLSIATNSGLALSIDKKMLPINSTHEDGLKHILAWVESQHELGRLVAVAHRVVHGGTEFKQSLLLTPEILERLWKLCPLAPLHQPHNLMAIKIIAALKPDIPQIACFDTAFHANHEPLFTTYALPQKLRDEGIRRYGFHGLSYEWIAYTLLQNESTLAAGRVVAAHLGNGASLCAIHNGVSIDTTMGMTALDGLPMGTRCGSLDPGAVIYMVRELGMSADEVEAILYQESGLVGLSEWTNDVSLLQNSRKPKAQFAIAYYCLKAAQSIGMMAVALGGVDGIIFTGGIGENSIAVRDAILKRLEFLKPFETQVIPANEERMMVIHSLSILE
- a CDS encoding bifunctional enoyl-CoA hydratase/phosphate acetyltransferase, translated to MEQEFLENVTFDELTLGRQASLSKTLTKNDIALFAAMSGDVNPAHMDPNFAESDIFHGVVGHGMWLGSLISALLGTVLPGPGTIYLEQDIKFKKPVRIGDNITITLIVHDKGTDKPIVVFDCKGVNQRGETVFAGLATVLAPIKKIRVQRVNLPEIEIHNHDRFQAIIQSCEGMAAIKTAVVHPVKSVVLESAADSMKAGLIIPVLIGPISKINQAAAESKIDISKWKIIDVEHSDAAAMKAVELAAAGEVDAIMKGSLTSHELLSAVVAASSNLRTKYRISHAYLMDVPSYHKPLIITDAAINIEPNASHKADICQNAINLWRILNGDDKKPKVAIVAATELINPQMQATVDAATLCKMADRGQIIDGILDGPLALDNAISKQAAEEKGIVSPVAGDADILLVPDIESGNMMAKQLTFLGHADAAGIVLGARVPIILTSRADSLRTRLLSCALAVKISAARKAGKIK
- a CDS encoding ABC transporter ATP-binding protein/permease — its product is MKTKNSKVQSTPWGKIFHLIKDYFLKSDEKLVAWLLLMGSVLCVVGLVALLAVFSWWTAGFWALLAAKSLTPFLISIAQFACLVTAFVGVNVLKNYLIGKLSILWRTWLTKNIIHELFGSENNYLELRRFSSEVDHIAQRIQEDTKSFVDLTLNLGTDFLRSVLSLGTFAGTLWVVGGPLAFVLLGMNIVIPGYLVWLSLIIAIVATVITHYIGGSLKETTQKAKRAEASLREDLAQLNEEAENVAEEHAENYYKVSIDTKIQDIQETANKRLDTQTKLLAFQNFYSQVSQILPTALAAPLYFSGLIEMGQLMQIGMSFGQVTASLSWFVDAYENLATYQASIERLTELKKALEKESLASNAKLIYRKVRDKNSLNIKLEEIKQPRVPNPEMSVSKEESSSDIIMRKLKLKLPSGQSVLIKGPSGFGKSTLFKVISGTWKYGTGKVSVPSGKKLYFLPQNPSIPSDTLRGVLAYPDPQDTYTDEQYEAALEAVGGMNDFISKLGEKRDWSKQLSGGQKQRISFARALLKKPDWLFLDEATSSLDEESEDHVYRVIKKMKDTTIVSIAHRNTVEKHHSRILLFSTTPDKQVEIKESMPAELGYTKL